In Stomoxys calcitrans chromosome 2, idStoCalc2.1, whole genome shotgun sequence, the following proteins share a genomic window:
- the LOC131995332 gene encoding uncharacterized protein LOC131995332 — MSNCQDQPRRTSSRSTKGTPPARYQQYVSEMSVNHSPKSDTPAKSQQKQPQLQPMDGTTHVNTINTPSQLQHLKTAANSPAGTSKPVNEVGEFMKQMRVQMEQMQRQMQVMQSEYIASTKKMQAQLVNTAKQVETQLANQMTSTSLSALPTSTLPQPPSNMPESILPTSQPSLPPPNQSQYQPPQNLLQQPPQLSPLQQQVYQPTPQYPPPSRSINSDMSAHNSYPQSFISVPHKKIYPLPTFSGLPEEWQTFYEAYESTTAEFGYNSLHNIMRLRDAIKGRARETVESLLVNSANVDTIIRTLLETFGRPEQLIRSQIEKVRAIPPLANDNLEALVNFANKISNMATFVKNVKGDHHLSNPSLLSELVAKLSTSRQMQWAEKCLQLQQPATIVDFAEWLSVLRRLANIVHDTLPSTSTNAASNRRHFAAPPSNRKYVNVTVSQCPVCKGECTNIKHCTEFLNMSIDKRWNTIKGLKICFCCLKRGHQVKFCHTKRRCGINDCPKPHNNLLHSTLSQSQPEPATEPTHLSTTGGTQNNRTFTSEAQRPQTERRNCHAAHSPDNVLFQILPITLYGQHKTISTYVFIDDGANVSMLDLEIARELELHGEPEHLELQWLNTHRVTQKTEKIRVTISGVGQFNRKYLLSNVYVSSDMSLPVQSCHIAHFMKSQKSDKIAILNMRDYSNVQPKMILSLTHSFPTVPIETPTLLSEFGPIVSTTRLGAVIHGPIPGEEPTNIKRALHVRKCVYQNDVLKELSDMMRGYFDVETLGTKIPVKPIKSKEDERAMGILETNTKQVNGRYECSLLWREDVRPIPDSYNMALNRLYSVERKMAKDSEYKMEYCDKIADYVKKGYCRKLSDEEKSIMRERTFYLPHFGVINPNKKGIRLVFDAAAEVMNFSLNKALLPGPDINNSLISILFKFRESPIAVCGDIEEMFHQIAIARKDQDSQRFLWRDGNPDQPVDTYVMERLIFGATCSPTIAQYVKNKNATKYIEKSPSMVSSNVIMWMIMSIVSKLKMKPLMLFAKW; from the coding sequence ATGTCCAATTGTCAAGATCAGCCAAGAAGAACAAGCAGCAGAAGCACAAAAGGAACCCCGCCAGCCCGATATCAGCAATACGTCAGCGAAATGTCTGTCAACCACTCACCAAAGTCAGATACGCCAGCAAAAAGCCAACAAAAACAGCCACAGCTACAGCCAATGGACGGTACTACTCATGTCAATACGATTAATACGCCTTCTCAATTACAGCACCTGAAAACTGCAGCCAATTCACCAGCCGGGACATCAAAACCTGTAAATGAAGTCGGTGAGTTCATGAAGCAAATGAGAGTGCAAATGGAGCAGATGCAGCGTCAAATGCAGGTAATGCAAAGTGAGTACATTGCATCAACGAAGAAGATGCAAGCACAACTTGTTAATACTGCCAAACAAGTGGAAACGCAGTTAGCCAATCAAATGACGTCGACGTCGCTGTCCGCATTACCTACATCGACGCTGCCACAGCCGCCATCAAATATGCCAGAATCAATACTGCCAACATCTCAGCCATCACTGCCACCACCAAATCAGTCACAATATCAGCCGCCACAGAATCTTCTACAACAGCCGCCACAACTGTCGCCTCTACAACAGCAAGTTTATCAGCCAACGCCACAATATCCGCCGCCATCACGGTCTATAAATTCGGATATGTCTGCCCACAATTCGTACCCACAAAGTTTTATATCTGTTCCACACAAGAAAATTTATCCTCTTCCCACATTTTCAGGTCTTCCAGAAGAATGGCAAACCTTTTATGAAGCGTACGAAAGCACCACAGccgaatttggatataacagccTCCACAACATTATGCGCCTCAGAGATGCTATCAAGGGTCGAGCCAGAGAAACCGTCGAATCGCTGCTAGTTAATTCTGCCAACGTCGACACCATTATACGAACGCTGCTTGAAACCTTTGGTCGTCCGGAACAGCTGATtagaagccaaattgaaaaggttcGTGCCATTCCACCTTTAGCCAATGACAACCTGGAAGCCCTGGTAAACTTCGCCAACAAAATCTCGAACATGGCCACATTTGTCAAGAACGTGAAGGGAGATCACCATCTTTCCAACCCTTCATTGTTGAGCGAACTGGTCGCTAAACTTTCCACAAGCCGCCAAATGCAGTGGGCCGAAAAATGCCTCCAATTACAACAACCAGCCACCATAGTTGACTTTGCAGAATGGCTATCAGTACTGCGTCGCCTGGCCAATATCGTCCATGACACCTTGCCGTCAACTTCGACCAATGCCGCATCAAACCGCCGCCATTTTGCTGCACCGCCATCAAACCGAAAATACGTCAACGTCACTGTCAGCCAATGTCCAGTATGTAAGGGTGAGTGCACTAACATAAAACACTGTACAGAATTTTTAAACATGTCCATCGACAAAAGATGGAACACTATAAAAGGGCTCAAgatttgcttttgttgtttaaaACGTGGACATCAAGTTAAATTTTGCCACACAAAACGCCGTTGTGGCATTAATGATTGCCCAAAGCCACACAACAATTTATTGCACAGTACACTTTCACAATCACAACCGGAGCCAGCGACCGAGCCAACTCATTTGTCCACGACGGGTGGGACGCAAAATAACCGCACGTTCACGTCCGAAGCACAACGACCACAAACCGAAAGACGAAATTGCCATGCAGCTCATTCTCCCGATAATGTGCTTTTCCAGATTTTACCCATAACTTTGTATGGGCAGCACAAAACAATAAGCACTTACGTCTTCATTGACGACGGCGCCAACGTTTCTATGCTGGATCTGGAAATAGCACGAGAACTTGAACTCCATGGAGAACCTGAGCACTTGGAGCTGCAATGGCTTAATACTCACCGCGTAACACAGAAAACGGAAAAAATTCGCGTGACCATCAGTGGAGTTGGCCAATTtaacagaaaatacttactttcCAATGTTTACGTTTCATCGGATATGTCATTGCCAGTACAGAGTTGCCATATAGCTCATTTTATGAAATCccaaaaaagtgacaaaatCGCCATTTTAAATATGCGGGATTATTCTAATGTTCAACCAAAAATGATTTTAAGCTTAACCCATTCTTTCCCAACAGTTCCCATTGAGACGCCTACACTTTTATCCGAATTTGGACCCATTGTGTCAACCACCAGATTAGGCGCTGTTATACATGGACCAATTCCTGGTGAAGAACCAACAAACATAAAGAGGGCTTTACACGTAAGGAAGTGTGTGTACCAAAATGATGTTTTGAAGGAGTTGAGCGATATGATGCGTGGTTATTTTGATGTGGAGACCCTTGGAACCAAAATACCCGTGAAACCTATAAAATCCAAAGAAGATGAGAGAGCAATGGGCATATTGGAAACAAACACAAAGCAAGTAAATGGCCGATATGAATGTTCGTTGTTGTGGAGAGAAGATGTGAGACCGATCCCTGACTCATACAACATGGCTTTGAATCGTTTGTACTCTGTGGAACGTAAGATGGCAAAAGACAGTGAGTATAAAATGGAATATTGCGATAAAATAGCAGATTATGTTAAAAAAGGATATTGCCGTAAATTATCGGATGAAGAAAAATCTATAATGCGCGAACGGACCTTTTATTTGCCCCATTTTGGTgtaataaatccaaataaaaaaggaattcGGCTGGTTTTTGATGCGGCGGCCGAGGTTATGAACTTCTCATTAAACAAAGCCTTACTTCCTGGTCCTGACATTAATAACTCATTAATTTCGattctttttaaatttagaGAATCCCCCATTGCTGTATGTGGTGACATAGAAGAGATGTTTCACCAGATCGCCATTGCCAGGAAAGACCAAGATAGCCAAAGATTTCTGTGGAGAGATGGCAATCCTGATCAGCCTGTGGACACTTATGTTATGGAAAGGCTTATTTTTGGAGCCACCTGTTCACCAACCATTGCTCAATATGTCAAGAATAAAAATGCGACAAAATACATCGAAAAGTCGCCGTCCATGGTATCATCGAACGTCATTATGTGGATGATTATGTCGATTGTTTCGAAACTGAAGATGAAGCCCTTAATGTTGTTCGCGAAGTGGTAA